One part of the Myxococcales bacterium genome encodes these proteins:
- a CDS encoding mercuric reductase has translation MDAAPHLEPDDESNRRLLAAVHPRGWVNPSPSGRYNLVVLGGGTAGLVCAAGAAGLGAKVALVEKHLLGGDCLNVGCVPSKALLGAASALHAARNLGDFGSAWQESAEASFAHAMARMRRLRADLAPIDSAARFRDLGVDVFLGQGRFTGEDTLDVGGQTLRFSRAVIATGARAALPPIPGLATSGYLTNESVFSLTTRPRRLAVIGGGPIGCELAQAFRRFGAEVTVLAAGAQLLPKEDADAAAVVRTAFEREGIHLALGSTITRVEVTGENKCLTYSPAPGAPEVRLEVDALLVAAGRAPNVEGLGLEAAGVAFEPRKGVRVDERLRTSNRRLFAAGDVAGQYQFTHAADAMARIVLRNALFFGRARSTRLIVPWATYTDPEVAHVGMGQKQADATPGVSTLTVHMKDVDRALLEGDTEGFARVHIDRKGRILGGTLVARHAGEMIAELSLAMTAGITMGQIAETIRPYPTQAEVFKKLADAYSRTRLTPGIKRAFSWLLARRR, from the coding sequence ATGGACGCAGCCCCGCACCTCGAACCTGACGACGAAAGCAACCGACGCCTGCTGGCGGCCGTGCACCCCAGGGGCTGGGTCAATCCGAGCCCCTCGGGCCGTTACAACCTGGTGGTGTTGGGCGGGGGCACCGCGGGGCTCGTCTGTGCCGCCGGGGCAGCGGGCCTCGGGGCCAAGGTGGCGCTGGTCGAAAAGCATCTCCTGGGCGGCGATTGCCTCAACGTCGGCTGTGTCCCCTCAAAGGCCCTGCTGGGCGCCGCAAGCGCCCTGCACGCGGCCCGGAACCTTGGTGACTTCGGAAGTGCGTGGCAGGAAAGCGCCGAGGCTTCTTTCGCGCACGCCATGGCCCGCATGCGGCGTCTGCGAGCCGACCTGGCTCCGATCGACAGCGCCGCCCGGTTTCGCGACCTGGGCGTCGACGTGTTCTTGGGACAAGGGCGCTTCACGGGGGAAGACACCCTGGACGTGGGGGGCCAGACACTGCGCTTTTCGCGGGCCGTGATCGCCACGGGCGCGCGGGCGGCGCTCCCGCCGATCCCCGGGCTCGCCACAAGCGGATACCTGACGAACGAGAGCGTCTTTTCCCTGACCACACGGCCGCGGCGTCTGGCCGTGATCGGGGGCGGTCCGATTGGCTGTGAGCTGGCGCAGGCCTTCCGCCGCTTTGGCGCCGAGGTGACCGTGCTCGCCGCCGGCGCGCAGCTTCTGCCCAAAGAGGACGCCGATGCCGCCGCCGTGGTGCGCACGGCCTTCGAACGCGAGGGCATCCACCTCGCGCTCGGCAGCACGATCACGCGCGTCGAGGTCACAGGGGAAAATAAGTGCCTCACGTATTCCCCCGCGCCGGGCGCGCCCGAGGTACGCCTCGAGGTCGACGCCCTGCTGGTTGCGGCCGGGCGCGCACCCAACGTGGAGGGACTTGGCCTCGAGGCCGCCGGCGTGGCGTTCGAGCCCCGCAAAGGCGTGCGCGTGGATGAGAGGCTCCGCACCAGCAACCGTCGCCTCTTCGCCGCGGGCGACGTGGCCGGTCAGTACCAGTTCACCCACGCCGCAGATGCGATGGCGCGGATCGTTCTGCGCAACGCCCTATTCTTTGGGCGCGCACGCTCGACCCGCTTGATCGTCCCCTGGGCCACGTATACGGATCCGGAGGTCGCCCATGTGGGCATGGGCCAAAAGCAGGCCGACGCCACCCCCGGTGTCTCCACACTCACCGTTCACATGAAGGACGTGGACCGCGCCCTCCTCGAGGGTGACACCGAGGGCTTCGCGCGTGTCCACATCGATCGCAAAGGGCGCATCCTGGGGGGCACCCTCGTAGCCCGCCACGCCGGGGAGATGATCGCCGAGCTCAGCCTGGCCATGACCGCCGGTATCACCATGGGCCAGATCGCCGAGACCATCCGGCCCTACCCCACGCAGGCGGAGGTCTTCAAAAAACTGGCGGATGCGTACAGCCGAACCCGGCTGACCCCCGGTATCAAGCGCGCGTTTTCTTGGCTTTTGGCCCGGCGCCGCTAG